ACTTTATTTCTATAGTTATATACTTTTTGACTCAATATAAGGGattcataaattataatttttttcaccaaacaagtcaaataaaaaaaaaaaaaagcttatatataattttaataatttaacttttatttaatatttattttgatctttttttattaatttattttagttatatatCTTTTGTTTTAATGAATTTAGTACCATTAACGTATTTAGAggtctaaaataaatattatagtgcaacttttaaaaattaaaaaaatgtaacacatgacttataaaaaataaaaaatagataagtTTTACTGCACCTAATTTCGAATCTAAATTAAGATAAATGTGAGCACTTATCTAATCAATTGAGTTAACCGAATATCTAAATCAAATTTGTTTGAAGTTTTGTTTTAAGCTCTAAAACCCTAACTTTAACCACTTGTAtgtaaatatttcaataaacatTACTGAATCACCCCTAAAATTTTACTTGCCTAAGACCCCAAATCAACATGTTGTCTTCTACTTAAATCTTATGTCACACAttcaatttatgtattttgactCAATTAGACTTTCACCTTAGAATccaataatgttaaataattttaactcataaataaggtaaaataaaaaaattgatccaTATTCACAAATTCTAATATTAATTCAGCAATTAACTAGCTAAAAAAAGCCAAGTCCACTCCACACTAGCACCTAAGAAATAAAAGTGTGTGTGACAATTGAGAGGATAACCTTATCTCCAATCCCAAGTAGAATATCTCCCACATCATCAAAAAAATCTCCATTTTCCACCTCACATCCAATTCCACACATTTCTTCAACCACTAATATCTAACCCCATATATCCAACCCTTCATCTCCAacatttattttcaaacaaaagcaaaccaaatcaaacaaataataattattaatggcTTCTGCTTCTGTTTCAATGTCTTTACCACTAACCCAAGCCACCCACAAAAACCTTTCCAATCCCTTCTTGAAACCATCATTACCCTTTCCACAAGCAAAGAAGACAACAATAGTAAACAATTCAACCTCAAAATCCAAACTTGTTGGAATTGAAGCATCATTGAAGGACAAAACAGTGAAGGGTCTATCAGCTATTGCATTAACAGCTTCAATGGTGATTCCAGAAGTGGCTAATGCAGCTGGAAATGATTTCTCTCCATCTCTTAAAAACTTTTTGCTTAGCATTGCAGCTGGTGGTGTTGTTCTTACTGCCATATTAGGTGCTGTTATTGGTGTTTCCAACTTTGATCCTGTTAAGAGGACTTAAACTATGTTGTCTTGTCTCAATCTTCAATATTTACATTTTCTATGCtactcatgtttttttttttgttccatGTAATTTATGCAATTGTTTCTAATACAAGATGAATTAATGAATTATACAAACACTAGAGAAGGAAGATCCATCtcataaatatgtctttcataTATGAGATAAAAATTCAACCTAAACATTATAAATGAtgaaacaattatttataaaattatttgttctaGCTAGCTATGTTTCTCATACTTATTATTAACTGTACAGAAAATTCTTACACACTCTAAAAACATGCCTGTATTACAAGAATTGAATTGCCCTATTGATTAACCTTATAGGATTATATAAATATTGCGCAATACTTTTGAGGTGAGAGCATGCAAGAATTTCCCTTCCTTTAGAGACGATAAGAAGCCACACCATGTCCTGGAATAAATCTAGCATTTTCTTCAGTGTACACATTAGTTTCATTTTGGAGCCTGaaacaacaattattttttatgtcaaattttATAAAGTAATCAAATTAATATTCTTCATTTCAAGCAAATTGGACATTGTTACTTACGATTTGGACACGGTCTTGTTCATGATTGTAGATGAATGGAACCAAGCACCATCTAGATACAACAATTTCCCATCTATTCTTCTTTCGATTCTTTTGTCCATTTCCATAGCATCAATCAATATTGGTTGGTCTGAAGCCTTCATTCATAGCATatcaaattttcaataaatcataaatcaaaataataaataaataaataaataaataaataaatattgttttttgcATACCATAACCCATCCCCATGAATCAGCAAATGATGGTATATAAGTCGTGTATGCCACAACATCTGCACAAAATgggaaagaagaagaaaaaattacacAATATTAGCAATTAAGAAAAACATATCttagttaaattaaatagtgtaattaattgaatattttttttatagataaatattaatGGTTAGTGTTGTTAGTGGAGTAGAGATCGAACTTctaatatcttttttaatatttctttgatATTCCaattgaaaatcattaattgtgtttatttttaattgaccaaACAAAAAGATTAATGTAACTGATAgtttataaattcataaataattttaaaatttcttcatTTTGAGATATCAAATTGCACCATGCTTCAATTGGTGATTAAGTCATCGCTCAATGTCCTTAATTGTTATATTTGAACTCTATCAATAATTGACAATTAAAGTATGAATcctataacaaaatatttgaattaggTATATTAATCTTACATTTGAACACCTGTTTTATGGTGTTATGTATAGTAGTGAAGACCTCTTTGTGTGTGAAGATACCCGTTGGTCCAGCCTGCATgacaatatttaatttgatttgttcaaggttatttttttttattatgaattcAAGTATCTTGCATTCAACATTAGAATATTGGTGATTCTTCAATCTAAAACAATgcagattttaatttttattatatcattaaaagTACCAAACTTGAATTTGGACCACATGATTTTGATCGAACAATCACCGATATCTCAAAAgcataaatgaaaaaaatatggtGACCAATATCTTAAAAAATGTACCTGGGTCACAAAAATACCATTCTTATTTAGTTTGGGCTTCACTACTTTCTCATAAAAGGACTTTGTGTAGAGTTGATAGCAAGGCCCATCTTCAAGTGGGTCAGCCAAATCTccaacaatgatatcaaatttcTCCTTTCTCTTCTCTAGCTCAACCCTTTGAAACACATAAAAAGTTGTGTAGCAATTGAGGTAAGAAACCCaccaataatattaaaattttagaaattgtGACACTTTTAGGAAATTATATTTCAGCAggctaattttttgtttttgaaacaGTTACATTGAGTTACAAAGTTTTGTTTCCAAAATTCAATGTGAATgtgtttcaaaattataattttaaaaataaacaataatacttttgactatagaaaataaaatgatttttttaataaaattatattttgattcttattaatgaaaataaaactattaaCCTTTTGaccaataataaaataatcttatttttctttgacagatataaatataaatcaatcttCTAAAGATATATTCCTTTGAAGTGAAGCCTTAAATGTTATTTGCATACtgaataagaaaaatgttatttgcaaataatttttattttta
The genomic region above belongs to Cicer arietinum cultivar CDC Frontier isolate Library 1 chromosome 4, Cicar.CDCFrontier_v2.0, whole genome shotgun sequence and contains:
- the LOC101494478 gene encoding uncharacterized protein → MASASVSMSLPLTQATHKNLSNPFLKPSLPFPQAKKTTIVNNSTSKSKLVGIEASLKDKTVKGLSAIALTASMVIPEVANAAGNDFSPSLKNFLLSIAAGGVVLTAILGAVIGVSNFDPVKRT